TCGGCGACACCGACCCGCAGCACGCGGGAGTGGAATGGCACGTCGATACCCGGCACCAGGATGAAAGAGCGCTTGCCGCCGGTGATCTCACGGCGCCGCTCGACCTCTTCCTCCAGCGCCTGAAGGCCGCGCACGGTGCCCGCGATCGCGTACTGCGACCCACGCAGGTTGAAGTTCACGATCTCCAAGAATTCACCGGTGCGCTCGGCGATGCCGGCCACGAAGTCGGTGACTTCCTCGTCGGGCAGGTCGATCTGGGACGGCCGGATGGCAGCCAGACGGTAGTTGGAGCGACCCAGCTCGTCGCGCGGCACAATGTCGTGCATGTTCGAGCCACGGTGGAACACCGCTTCGAGCAATGCGTCAAGTTCGAAAACGCCACTGACACAAGCCAATGCGGTGTATTCACCGACCGAGTGACCACAGGTGATGGCATCTTCGACGAAAGCGCCTTGCTCGCGCATCTCGGCAACTTGCGCGGCCGCGACGGTGGCCATCGCGACCTGGGTGAACTGCGTGAGGAACAGCACGCCGTCGGGGTGGTGATAGTGCACACCGCTGGCGATGATGCTGGTCGGGTTGTCGCGGACCACATGCAGCACCGAGAAGCCCAGCGTGTCGCGGGTGAATTTGTCAGCGTCGTCCCAGACCTTGCGCGCCGCCTTCGAGCGGGCCCGCACATCCATGCCCATGCCTTTGTGCTGAATGCCCTGGCCGGGGAACGCATAAACCGTCTTAGGCGACGCCAGTCGGGCTGTCGCCGACATGACCAGGTCCGGACCGATCTTGGCGGTCACCTCCAAAACCTCTGCGCCCTGGTCGATTCCGACCCGCTCGACGCGGAAGTCGACCTCGTCACCGGGCAGCACCATGCCGAGGAATCGCGCGGTCCAGCCGACCAGCCGCGCCGGCGGGCGGGCCTGGCCATCGGTGGCGGTCACCGCGTGCTGGGCCGCTGCCGACAGCCACATCCCATGCACGATCGGCGATCCCAGGCCGGCCAGCAGTGCCGCGGCCTTGTCGGTGTGGATCGGGTTGTGGTCCCCGGACACTACTGCGAACGGCCGCATGTCCACCGGGGCGCCGATCTTGACGTCGCGGCGGCGCCGGCGCGGGGTGTCGGTGGCGTTCTCGGAGACCGCCCCTCCGGCGCGGGCCGGGTCGGCGAGTTCGGCCGCCCCGGTCCGACCCAGGATCGCGAACCGCTCGTTGAGAGTTGCGACGACGGACCCGGCCTGCGACGTTACGGTGACGGCGACGGGCACGACGCGGCCCATGTCGGTGTCGATCGCCCTGGCAGCGGTGGCGACGATGGTCAATTCGGTTGGCACGGTGGGCAGTTGCTCGGCCAGCCGGACGGCGTGGTCCAAGTGCACCAGACTGAGTAGACCCTCCACCACCGGCACGCCGGTGTCGGTGACCGCCGTGCCGATCGCAGCGAAAACAGCGGGCCAGCAGTGCCCGACCAGCGCATCGGGCACGGTGGTGAGACTAGGCGCCAGCGACTCGCCGAAGGTGGCGGTGACCCCGGTGTGGTCGGCAACCCGCTCGGGATCCCAGGACACCGTCACCGTGGCCGAGCCGTCAGTCACCGCCGGCAGCGAATCCGGGCCGTCCACGCCGGCGGCGATGGCCAGCACGGAGCGCATCGCCGTGGTGGCGTTTTCGGTGGACACCACCGGAATACCGCCGTCGGCGGTGTTGGCGGGCAGGCTGAATGGGATGTCGATCCAGGTGCCCGACACCGGCACGCTGAGCACCACCTCGCCCTCCGGGGTGGTATGCAGTCGCGCGCCGGTGGATGTGTGTGTGGCGCTGCGGTTTTCGCGTACCTGCCAGTCGGCAGGCTCGGCGATGCGGTGCACCGGGTTGGTGGTGGTGCGTCCCGCCCACACCACGTCTGGTGCGTCGAGCACTACGGCGAGTGGTCCGCGCACATCAGTGCGGCCCAATCGCCGTGAGGTGACGTCGGCGGGCTCGGCGCCGGCAGCGACCACCTCATCGATGGCGGCCTGCTCGAAGCGGTCCAGCAGTTCCCCGACCGGTTCGTCCAGTCTGGTGATGCCGGCGACGGCGGCGGGACCGGGGATGATGCACACTTGGTCGGCGTCGTAGCGAGCGTCGTGCGCCTGCCACAGCGAGTCGCTACGCCACCAGCGCCGCACGTCCTTATCAATCACCGGCACGAAGTTCACCGGCTTGCCCAGCGTCTTGCACAGGCTCACGAAGAACGGCACATCGGCGGGATGCAATTGCACCGTCTCGGCGTCCGGATAGCTGCTGAGCAGCCGCTCGATCGCAGCTGCCGGACCTTCGAGCAGCGCAGCGTCATCGAACAGCGTCTCGATCGGACCGAAATCCTTTGCGTGTAACCGCGCTTCGGTGCGCTTGAGCATCTGCTCGAATCGCTCACGCCAGGTGTCGGCCAACCAGGGGCTGCCCGGAGCGGCGGTGTCGGCGGTCGAATCACCGTCTCCGATGGCCAATTCCACGTAGCGGCGCAGCCATTGCAGATACGTCATCTCCGCGACGTCGCCGAAGTAAGGCTTGGCCGTCTTGGCCATCGCGGCGATGATCTCGTCGCGACGTTCCGCCACGGCGTCGGCGTCGCCGGCCACCTCGTCGAGCAGCTGCCCGCACCGCGACGCGCTGTTGTCGATCTCGTGAATGTCAGCACCCAGCTGGCTACGGCTAGAAGCCATGCCGCCCTGGGCTTTTCCGGCGCCAATCCACCCATCGGTGCCCTGGGTGTCGACCAGCATCTGCTTCACCGAGGGTGACGTGGTGGCCTCCAGCGTGGCCATCGCGGCAGTGCCGACCAGGATGCCGTCGATCGGCATCAGCGGGAAGCCGTAGGCCTGAGCCCAGCGACCGGACAGGTACTGCGCGGCCCGCTCGGGGGTACCGACACCGCCGCCGACGCAGACCGTGATGTTGGGCCGCGAGCGCAGCTCGGAGTAGGTGGCCAGCAACAAGTCATCGAGGTCTTCCCAAGAGTGATGACCGCCGGCGCGACCGCCTTCGATGTGCATGATCACCGGCTTGGTCGGCACCTCGGTGGCGATGCGGATCACCGAGCGGATCTGCTCGATGGTTCCCGGTTTGAACACCACATGGCTGATCCCGACATCGTTGAGTTCGTCGATCAACTCGACGGCCTCTTCTAGCTCCGGGATACCGGCGCTGACCACGACGCCGTCGATTGCCGCGCCGGACTGGCGGGCCTTCTGGACCAACCTCTTGCCGCCCAGCTGCAGCTTCCACAGGTAGGGATCCAGGAACAGCGCGTTGAACTGATAGGTGCGGCCGGGCTCGAGCAATCCGGCGAGTTCCTCGATACGGCCGGCGAAGATCTCCTCGGTGACCTGTCCACCGCCGGCCAGCTCGGCCCAGTGCCCGGCGTTGGCCGCGGCGGCCACGATCTTGGCGTCGACGGTGGTCGGGGTCATGCCGGCGAGCAGGATCGGCGAGCGACCGGTCAAGCGGGTGAATTTGGTCGACAGTTTGGTCCTGCCGTCGGGCAGCCGGACCACCGTCGGTGCGTAGCTGGACCAGGCGCGGGCCACCTCCGGGGTGGCCCCGACGGTGAACAGGTTGCGCTGGCCGCCGCGGGTGGCCGCGGGCACGATGCCGATGCCCAAACCACGGATGACGGGCGCAGTCAGCCGGGTCAGGATGTCACCGGGACCCAGGTCCAAGATCCAGCGCGCGCCCGCGTCGTGCACCCGAGTGATCTCGTCGACCCAGTCGACCTTGCGGACCAGGATCGCGTCGGCCAGGTCGCGCGCCGAGGCGACGTCCAGGCCCACCTTCTCGGCCCAGCGACCGACGATGTCGATGCCGTCGGACAGGCGCGGGGTGTGGAAGCCAACCTCGACCCGTACCGGATCGAAGACGGGCGCGAAGACATCGCCGCCGCGCAGCTTGCTCTTGCGCTCGGCCTCTTCTTTCTCCGAGATCTGGTTGCAGTACAGCTCGAAGCGGGACAGCTGCTCGGGGGTTCCGGTGATGACGACCGAGCGGCGTCCGTTGCGGATGGACAGCACCGGGGGCAGTACGGTGCGCACGTCCTGGGCGAATTCGTCGAGCAGTTGCCCGATGCGCTGCGGGTCGGCGTTGGTGACCGATACCATCGGCGGCCGGTCTCCGAGCACTGAGATGCCGCGCCGGCGTGCCACCAACGTGCCCGCCGCGCCGATTAGCTGGGCCAGCGCCAATAACTCCACGTCACGGGCACCGCCGGCCTTGAGAGCCTCGACCCCAAGCAGGCCCTGGGAGTGCCCCGCCAACGCCACTGGCGGGGTTTCGACCAGGTCCATGCCCTGGCGGGCCAGTGCCCGAATGGCGGCGATCTGGGTCAGCAACACGCCCGGCAGGGAGACCGCGGCCGAGGTCAGGTGTTTGTCAGACGGGACGGTGTCCTCGGCCGCCAGGGCACGCACCCACTGCAGGGGCTCGAACCCGATCGGGCGCACCACGATCAGCTCGCGGGCAACGGGCTCGAGCAGCAGGTCGACCTCACCGACCAGGGTGGCCAGCTCGGATTCGATCCCGGCCCCGGACACCAGTTCTTCCAGAGTCTCCAGCCAGGCGCTGCCCTGTCCCCCGAACGCGACGGCGTACGACTCGCCCGCGGTCAGCCGGTCCACCAGCGCATGGGCGCTGTGCGGTCCACTGCCGTCGCGGTCTGCGGACAACCTGTCGTGCTCGTGGATCGTCACTTTGGTCTCCCTGTATGCGTCTGTGTGCTGCATCTGGCGCGTCTCGGTTTGGTTCGGCCGGGCCGGGCTGGCCTGGCGGCCAAATCATCTCCGGGGGCGATTCCGCGTCGAACCGCAGCCGTTAGTCGTTTGACCGGTGCGTTGAGCGGGCGTCCCAGAGCACTGGATCAACCTGCATCGGTCCCAATAAGGGTGTCATAAGGATTGGTCCAGTCTTTTGACTCCGATTGGTTACTGGTGAGTTCTACGCATGGGTAACCGTGTCGTGGGTAACACCGCCTTTCACCGCCGGCCTGAGCGCCGCAGACAAACGTCCTGCATGCAGGTGGTTACGGTCGAGTAGCTATAACGGTGCTGTTCAAAGCAGTATTGTTACCAAATCGTTATGTCAAAAATTTCGTCGTCAACCGTCGCGTAATCCGCCTCTGGGCGACCCCATGCGGATTCATCGGTGTAGCCGATGCGGAAAACTGGGCGAACGAGTGTTTGCTGGGTATCCCCCTGGACACCGTCACCGACGGGCATAATCCCGACCCGGCGCGTGCCCCGACTGGTCGGGTATCAGACCCACTGCCCAAACTGAGGCTTGAGGATCTCATTGATGTCGACCCCCACCCCGCCCACGGACCGCTTGTCGATCTCGACCTGGTGCAGGTGGGCCGCCGGGTGGGTGAACCCCTTCGGCGAGCCCCAATTGTGCTGCCAGAAGTAGGTCCCGATCCCGTCATTCACCGCCCAATCGATGGTCTTGGAGTTGGCGTACACGCCCGTACGCTGGTGACCGACCACCGACTCCCAGGACCGCAGATACGGGACGATCTGATTCTTGTACTGGTCGTGCGACGGGTCGTCGTCGATCGAGGCGTAGATGGGCGCGCTAGCCGGCCCACCGGCGGCGGCGTGTAGTTCCATCCCTCGCTTGGCGTGCTGAATGCCGGCGGCGGCGCCACCGAGCCAGTCCGAGGTACTGCCCTTGCCGTACTGGTAACACGAGACGATCTTGAGACCGCTGCCGTGCAGGTCCTGCGCCTCGGCGAGCTGAATAGGCTTGCCGAGCATCCAGGCTCCACCCGGTCGTCGATCCGAGACGTAGCGAATCGCGCCCACCGCGCCGGCCGCTTTGATCTGGCTGGCCGGAATGACGCCGGCCGCGTAATCCAGCAAGGTGCCGAGCGACGCCGAGGCCGGCGGCGCGGTCAGCGAAGCCGCCGCGGCGCCGAGACCCAGCAGGGCCGGCGTCGCCGCGGCAAATTTCAGCACGTCACGCCGCGAAACGGACATGAGCCACAGGGTACGACAATTACCTCAATCGACCCATCAACCACATCGGTCACATATATCTCAACTTCGACACATCCGCGCCAAGGGGACACAGGTTCGGTGGCGCGGTTGGCCAAATCTTGTTGTCAATATAAAGTTAGTAAAGTTAACCTGCAGAACCGCAACGGGGGTTTCGCGGATGGATCACGACCAGCTCATCGATTTGACTCGTCGCGCACTAAAACTCGCGCGCGACAAGACAACCGACCTCACACCACAGACTCACCAGGTCCACGCGGCGGCCTACACCTCACCCGAGCGGCACCGGCGCGACCGGACTATGGTGCTGGCCAGCCCGCAGCTGGTCGGATACGTTTCCGAACTACCCCGGCCGGGGTCCTACTGCACCAAGACGGTGATGGGCAGGTCCATCCTGTTGACCCGCACCGCCGACGGCTCGGTCAAGGCCTTCGACAACGTCTGCCTGCACCGGCAGTCGCGCGTCGCGTCGGGATGTGGAGTGGCCAAACGATTTACCTGCCCCTACCACGCCTGGACGTATGGCAACGATGGCCGGCTGGTGGCGGTCCCGGGCCGGGAGGGTTTCCCGGACACCACACCGCGATCCGACGGGTTAACCGAGCTGCCCGCGGCCGAGTTCGCCGGGTTCCTTTGGGTGGCGATGCAACCTGTAAAGAGCGGCGGAACACTGGATGTAGCGGCCCACTTGGGGCCGCTGGGCGCAGAACTGGACTCTTGGGGCATCGGTCGCTGGGCCCCGCTGGGTGAGAAGGTGCTCGACTCGCCCATCAACTGGAAGCTGGCGGTGGACACGTTCGCCGAAAACTACCATTTCGCCACCGTTCACGAGAACACATTCGCGACCATTGCGCGCAGCAATTGCACGGTTTTCGATGCATTCGGACCGCACCATCGGCTGATCTTCCCGCTCAACACAATCCTGGATTTGGAGAACATTCCCGAGGACCAGTGGGTGCCGCTGAACAACCTAGTCGTTATCTACGCCCTGTTCCCCAACATCGTCATTTCGGTGACGATCGCCAATGGCGAACTGTTTCGTGTCTATCCGGGGGACCGGCCCGGGCAGTCAATCACCGTGCACCAGAACTCGACTCCGCTGGACATGTCCGACGAGTCGGTGGCCGCCGGCGCGCAAGCAGTCTTCGAGTACGCGCACGCCACGGTCCGCGACGAGGACTACCGGCTGGTCCAGGACTTGCAAGCGAACCTGGAATCCGGTGCGCGCGAGAAGCTTCTGTTC
The nucleotide sequence above comes from Mycobacterium vicinigordonae. Encoded proteins:
- a CDS encoding type I polyketide synthase, producing MTIHEHDRLSADRDGSGPHSAHALVDRLTAGESYAVAFGGQGSAWLETLEELVSGAGIESELATLVGEVDLLLEPVARELIVVRPIGFEPLQWVRALAAEDTVPSDKHLTSAAVSLPGVLLTQIAAIRALARQGMDLVETPPVALAGHSQGLLGVEALKAGGARDVELLALAQLIGAAGTLVARRRGISVLGDRPPMVSVTNADPQRIGQLLDEFAQDVRTVLPPVLSIRNGRRSVVITGTPEQLSRFELYCNQISEKEEAERKSKLRGGDVFAPVFDPVRVEVGFHTPRLSDGIDIVGRWAEKVGLDVASARDLADAILVRKVDWVDEITRVHDAGARWILDLGPGDILTRLTAPVIRGLGIGIVPAATRGGQRNLFTVGATPEVARAWSSYAPTVVRLPDGRTKLSTKFTRLTGRSPILLAGMTPTTVDAKIVAAAANAGHWAELAGGGQVTEEIFAGRIEELAGLLEPGRTYQFNALFLDPYLWKLQLGGKRLVQKARQSGAAIDGVVVSAGIPELEEAVELIDELNDVGISHVVFKPGTIEQIRSVIRIATEVPTKPVIMHIEGGRAGGHHSWEDLDDLLLATYSELRSRPNITVCVGGGVGTPERAAQYLSGRWAQAYGFPLMPIDGILVGTAAMATLEATTSPSVKQMLVDTQGTDGWIGAGKAQGGMASSRSQLGADIHEIDNSASRCGQLLDEVAGDADAVAERRDEIIAAMAKTAKPYFGDVAEMTYLQWLRRYVELAIGDGDSTADTAAPGSPWLADTWRERFEQMLKRTEARLHAKDFGPIETLFDDAALLEGPAAAIERLLSSYPDAETVQLHPADVPFFVSLCKTLGKPVNFVPVIDKDVRRWWRSDSLWQAHDARYDADQVCIIPGPAAVAGITRLDEPVGELLDRFEQAAIDEVVAAGAEPADVTSRRLGRTDVRGPLAVVLDAPDVVWAGRTTTNPVHRIAEPADWQVRENRSATHTSTGARLHTTPEGEVVLSVPVSGTWIDIPFSLPANTADGGIPVVSTENATTAMRSVLAIAAGVDGPDSLPAVTDGSATVTVSWDPERVADHTGVTATFGESLAPSLTTVPDALVGHCWPAVFAAIGTAVTDTGVPVVEGLLSLVHLDHAVRLAEQLPTVPTELTIVATAARAIDTDMGRVVPVAVTVTSQAGSVVATLNERFAILGRTGAAELADPARAGGAVSENATDTPRRRRRDVKIGAPVDMRPFAVVSGDHNPIHTDKAAALLAGLGSPIVHGMWLSAAAQHAVTATDGQARPPARLVGWTARFLGMVLPGDEVDFRVERVGIDQGAEVLEVTAKIGPDLVMSATARLASPKTVYAFPGQGIQHKGMGMDVRARSKAARKVWDDADKFTRDTLGFSVLHVVRDNPTSIIASGVHYHHPDGVLFLTQFTQVAMATVAAAQVAEMREQGAFVEDAITCGHSVGEYTALACVSGVFELDALLEAVFHRGSNMHDIVPRDELGRSNYRLAAIRPSQIDLPDEEVTDFVAGIAERTGEFLEIVNFNLRGSQYAIAGTVRGLQALEEEVERRREITGGKRSFILVPGIDVPFHSRVLRVGVAEFRRSLERLMPRDKDPDLILGRYIPNLVPRPFTLDRDFVQEIRDLVPAEPLDEVLADYDTWRNERPRDLARKILIELLAWQFASPVRWIETQDLLFIEEAAGGLGVERFVEIGVKTAPTVAGLATNTLKLPEYAHSTVEVLNAERDAAVLFATDTDPEPEPEAQEPVTDSAEPEAVSAAPAAVPAAAPSGGPRPDDIAFDAADATLALIAISAKMRIDQIEPLDSIESITDGASSRRNQLLVDLGSELNLGAIDGAAEADLAGLRAQVTKLARTYKPYGPVLSDAINDQLRTVFGPSGKRPGAIAERVTKTWELGEGWVKHVTVEVALGTREGTSVRGGAMGHLHEGALADAASVDKVIDGAVAAVAARHGVSVSLPSAGGGGGATVDAAALSEFTDQITGRDGVLASAARLVLGQLGLDEPASALPVATDAELIDLVSAELGSDWPRLVAPVFDGKKAVVFDDRWASAREDLVKLWLTDEGDIDADWLRLSERFEGAGHVLATQATWWQGKSLAAGRQIHAALYGRIAAGAENPEPGPYSAEIAVVTGASKGSIAASVVARLLDGGATVIATTSKLNDERLAFYRELYRDHARFGAALWVVPANMASYSDIDALVEWVGSEQSESLGPQSIHIKDAQTPTLLFPFAAPRVVGDMSEVGARAEMEMKVLLWAAQRLISGLSKIGAERDIASRLHVVLPGSPNRGMFGGDGAYGEAKSALDAVVSRWHAESSWAERVSLAHALIGWTRGTGLMGHNDAIVTAVEEAGVRTYSTDEMAAMLLGLCDVESKVAASGSPIKADFTGGLADVELDMAELAAKAREEMVSEAATDEEVATDGTIAALPSPPRGYAPAPPPEWEDLDVDPADLVVIVGGAEIGPYGSSRTRFEMEVENELSAAGVLELAWTTGLIRWEDDPQPGWYDTQSGDLVDESEIVERYHDAVVQRCGIREFVDDGTIDPDHSSPLLVSVFLDKDFAFVVSSEADARAFAEFDPEHTVIRPVPDSSDWQVIRKAGTEIRVPRKTKLSRVVGGQVPTGFDPTVWGISPDMASSIDRLAVWNIVATVDAFLTAGFSPAEVMRYVHPSLVANTMGTGMGGGTSMQIMYHGNLLGRNKPNDIFQEVLPNIVAAHVVQSYIGSYGAMIHPVAACATAAVSVEEGVDKIRLGKAELVVAGGIDDLTLEGIIGFGDMAATADTAMMRGRGIEDSKFSRPNDRRRLGFVEAQGGGTILLARGDLALKMGLPVLAVVAFAQSFGDGVHTSIPAPGLGALGAGRGGKESPLARALKKLGVTADDIAVISKHDTSTLANDPNETELHERLADSMGRSQGAPLFVVSQKSLTGHAKGGAAVFQMMGLCQMLRDGVIPPNRSLDCVDDELAGSSHFVWLRDTLRLGGKFPLKAGMLTSLGFGHVSGLVALVHPQAFVAALDPAQRADYQRRADARLLAGQRRLVSAIAGGEPMYQRPPDRRFDHDGPEKPQEARMLLNPDSRLGDGDIYGAEQVSAG
- a CDS encoding DUF1906 domain-containing protein — translated: MSVSRRDVLKFAAATPALLGLGAAAASLTAPPASASLGTLLDYAAGVIPASQIKAAGAVGAIRYVSDRRPGGAWMLGKPIQLAEAQDLHGSGLKIVSCYQYGKGSTSDWLGGAAAGIQHAKRGMELHAAAGGPASAPIYASIDDDPSHDQYKNQIVPYLRSWESVVGHQRTGVYANSKTIDWAVNDGIGTYFWQHNWGSPKGFTHPAAHLHQVEIDKRSVGGVGVDINEILKPQFGQWV
- a CDS encoding aromatic ring-hydroxylating oxygenase subunit alpha yields the protein MDHDQLIDLTRRALKLARDKTTDLTPQTHQVHAAAYTSPERHRRDRTMVLASPQLVGYVSELPRPGSYCTKTVMGRSILLTRTADGSVKAFDNVCLHRQSRVASGCGVAKRFTCPYHAWTYGNDGRLVAVPGREGFPDTTPRSDGLTELPAAEFAGFLWVAMQPVKSGGTLDVAAHLGPLGAELDSWGIGRWAPLGEKVLDSPINWKLAVDTFAENYHFATVHENTFATIARSNCTVFDAFGPHHRLIFPLNTILDLENIPEDQWVPLNNLVVIYALFPNIVISVTIANGELFRVYPGDRPGQSITVHQNSTPLDMSDESVAAGAQAVFEYAHATVRDEDYRLVQDLQANLESGAREKLLFGRNEPGLQHRHVMWERALT